In Streptomyces canus, one DNA window encodes the following:
- a CDS encoding glycosyl hydrolase has protein sequence MHEANPQRDGMSRRAVLAAGLTAGAALALGVGASSAVAGAGGAADWFAAPARSVRPRFRWWWPDGLVDPDEIAREIDQIADAGFGGVEIAAVHHSIKDKSVLDTAHHGWGSRPWRDGVEAALRRAARRGLTVDLTLGPSWPVAVPGLTPDDDAAAKELAHGRAPLTGGSTYQGPVPPPVHAAAAGVTRQQLLAVQAARVEPAHSTRKETGLDPESVQDLTATVTDGTLTWTAPEGGDWVLISYWVRGSGQQPESGPHSAPAAYAVDHFSPAGTTAVTSYWQDRLLTPSVRRLLRAAGGSFFEDSVELESDGLTWTPLLPEAFEKHTGRPLLPYLPALVLDNSNQVFAFEAQFTRQIRHDFWETVSGLFNRNHLTALRNWAHALGMTLRSQPYGLQTDAIASAAILDIPEGESLGFKNLDDYRCLAGGRDMAGRTVLSCEAGAYNGSAYSTTWDRFLRTMGGAYAAGVNQTVVHGFSYATAPGVNWPGFAAFSPYNGTAGYGESWGPRQPTWRHVEDISGYLGRVHQVLQSGTARADVAVFRQTGYTATGIGASWFTATGVPLGWTHQFLSGPLLDLPSATVSDGRLAPDGPAYKALFVEGDFFYGSTPTLAVEDARKILALAEAGLPVVLFGAFDQALTPGVPDQGETDRLRDLLGRLLTLPHVVRVTDKAAVGDALAGLGVGADVRHATASTLLNAHRVTADADFYYLCNGKHAETVKPPVAAIDHDVTLRRTHGGQTVPYLLDPWTGEAVRLARYTDDGADITLRVTLQPGQTTIVALGRPGLFGDRHGTSAHAEATDADAVLFTERGLTLRARTAGTWTTRLPRGRTATTRIPAVPAPITPARWELEVEDWYPGSDATRTEHVRRGVTLETLRPWSQIPELADSAGIGRYRTTVTLPADWTSSHGAELELGQVSDTFRVSVNGRRLPAADRLHPVVDLGPFLRRGANTLEIEVATPLINRLRVAQPTVFGGVARQDHGLMGPVRLVPYVQAVVR, from the coding sequence ATGCATGAAGCCAACCCGCAGCGCGACGGCATGTCCCGACGCGCGGTCCTGGCCGCCGGACTGACCGCGGGCGCCGCCCTGGCGCTCGGGGTGGGGGCCTCATCGGCGGTGGCGGGGGCGGGAGGCGCCGCAGACTGGTTCGCGGCCCCGGCCCGCTCGGTGCGGCCCCGGTTCCGCTGGTGGTGGCCGGACGGTCTCGTGGACCCGGACGAGATCGCCCGCGAGATCGACCAGATCGCGGACGCGGGCTTCGGCGGTGTGGAGATCGCCGCCGTCCACCACAGCATCAAGGACAAGTCGGTCCTGGACACCGCGCACCACGGCTGGGGGAGCAGACCCTGGCGGGACGGCGTCGAGGCCGCGCTGCGCCGCGCGGCGAGACGTGGTCTCACCGTCGACCTCACCCTCGGCCCCAGCTGGCCCGTGGCCGTCCCCGGTCTCACGCCCGACGATGATGCCGCCGCCAAGGAACTCGCCCACGGCCGCGCCCCGTTGACCGGTGGGAGCACCTACCAGGGGCCCGTCCCGCCACCCGTCCACGCCGCGGCCGCGGGGGTGACCCGTCAGCAGCTCCTCGCCGTACAGGCCGCCCGGGTCGAGCCCGCCCACTCGACCCGCAAGGAGACCGGACTCGACCCGGAGAGCGTCCAGGACCTCACCGCGACCGTCACCGACGGCACGCTGACCTGGACCGCGCCGGAGGGCGGGGACTGGGTGCTCATCTCCTACTGGGTGCGTGGTTCGGGCCAGCAGCCCGAGTCCGGCCCCCACTCCGCCCCGGCCGCCTACGCCGTCGACCACTTCAGCCCGGCCGGCACCACAGCGGTCACCTCCTACTGGCAGGACCGCCTGCTGACCCCCTCCGTGCGGCGCCTGTTGCGAGCCGCGGGCGGCTCCTTCTTCGAGGACTCCGTGGAGTTGGAGAGCGACGGACTGACCTGGACACCCCTGCTGCCCGAGGCCTTCGAGAAGCACACCGGACGGCCGCTGCTGCCGTACCTGCCCGCCCTCGTCCTGGACAACAGCAACCAGGTCTTCGCCTTCGAGGCGCAGTTCACCCGCCAGATCCGGCACGACTTCTGGGAGACCGTCTCGGGCCTCTTCAACCGCAACCACCTGACGGCCCTGCGGAACTGGGCGCACGCCCTCGGCATGACCCTGCGCTCGCAGCCCTACGGCCTCCAGACGGACGCCATCGCCTCGGCCGCGATCCTCGACATCCCCGAGGGCGAGTCCCTCGGCTTCAAGAACCTGGACGACTACCGTTGCCTGGCCGGCGGCCGGGACATGGCGGGACGGACCGTCCTGTCCTGTGAGGCGGGCGCCTACAACGGATCCGCGTACAGCACGACGTGGGACCGCTTCCTGCGCACCATGGGCGGCGCCTACGCGGCCGGCGTCAACCAGACCGTCGTGCACGGCTTCTCCTACGCCACCGCCCCCGGGGTGAACTGGCCGGGATTCGCCGCCTTCAGCCCGTACAACGGCACCGCCGGCTACGGCGAATCCTGGGGACCGCGCCAGCCCACCTGGCGGCACGTCGAGGACATCTCCGGATACCTGGGCCGGGTCCACCAGGTGCTGCAGAGCGGGACCGCGAGAGCGGACGTCGCCGTGTTCCGGCAGACCGGCTACACCGCCACCGGAATCGGCGCCTCCTGGTTCACGGCGACCGGCGTCCCGCTCGGCTGGACCCATCAGTTCCTCAGCGGACCCCTCCTCGACCTGCCCTCCGCCACCGTCTCGGACGGCCGGCTCGCCCCCGACGGCCCCGCCTACAAGGCCCTGTTCGTCGAGGGCGACTTCTTCTACGGCTCCACCCCCACGCTCGCCGTCGAGGACGCCCGCAAGATCCTCGCCCTGGCCGAGGCGGGACTTCCCGTGGTCCTGTTCGGAGCCTTCGACCAGGCGCTGACTCCCGGCGTCCCGGACCAGGGGGAGACGGACCGGCTGCGCGACCTCCTCGGCCGGCTGCTCACGCTGCCCCACGTCGTCCGCGTCACCGACAAGGCCGCGGTCGGCGACGCCCTCGCCGGGCTCGGGGTGGGCGCCGACGTCCGGCACGCCACCGCGTCCACGCTCCTCAACGCCCACCGGGTCACCGCCGACGCGGACTTCTACTACCTGTGCAACGGCAAGCACGCCGAGACGGTCAAGCCGCCCGTGGCCGCGATCGACCACGACGTCACCCTGCGCCGCACCCACGGCGGCCAGACCGTGCCGTATCTGCTCGATCCCTGGACGGGCGAGGCGGTCCGGCTCGCGCGCTACACCGACGACGGGGCCGACATCACCCTGCGGGTCACGCTCCAGCCGGGGCAGACCACGATCGTCGCCCTGGGCCGGCCGGGGCTGTTCGGCGACCGGCATGGCACCAGTGCGCACGCCGAGGCCACCGACGCCGACGCGGTGCTGTTCACCGAGCGGGGGCTGACCCTGCGTGCCCGCACCGCCGGTACCTGGACCACACGCCTGCCCCGGGGCCGTACCGCCACCACCAGGATCCCCGCCGTGCCCGCGCCGATCACGCCGGCCCGCTGGGAGCTGGAGGTCGAGGACTGGTACCCGGGCTCGGACGCCACCCGGACCGAACACGTCCGGCGCGGCGTCACCCTCGAGACGCTGAGGCCCTGGTCGCAGATCCCCGAGCTGGCCGACTCCGCGGGCATCGGCCGGTACCGCACCACGGTCACTCTGCCGGCCGACTGGACGTCGTCCCACGGCGCCGAGTTGGAGCTCGGGCAGGTCAGCGACACCTTCCGGGTGAGCGTCAACGGCAGGCGCCTGCCCGCGGCCGACCGGCTCCACCCCGTCGTGGACCTCGGCCCCTTCCTGCGGCGCGGTGCGAACACGCTCGAGATCGAGGTGGCTACCCCGCTCATCAACCGGCTCAGGGTCGCTCAGCCCACGGTGTTCGGCGGGGTCGCCCGCCAGGATCACGGTCTGATGGGGCCGGTGAGACTGGTTCCGTATGTGCAGGCGGTCGTGCGCTGA
- a CDS encoding class I SAM-dependent methyltransferase translates to MADQGQRAAAVFDALGLTYEKAFARSETHLASLEWLLGRLGPGSRVLDVGSGTGRPTASTLVAAGHEVLGVDVSPVMVDLAARQVPQAVFRHADIRELPLEKGSFDAVCVYFSLLQMTRAEQSEVLGRLARALRPGGSLVLATVPVDVEDLAVEFMGQPVRATSFAAEDMLAVVRDAGLAVEHEQAVEFTPDHPDGATEPHLFLYCGLPT, encoded by the coding sequence GTGGCAGACCAAGGGCAGCGGGCAGCAGCGGTCTTCGACGCGCTGGGGCTGACGTACGAGAAGGCGTTCGCGCGTTCCGAGACTCACCTGGCGTCCCTGGAGTGGCTGCTCGGGAGGCTCGGCCCCGGCAGCCGGGTCCTGGACGTCGGCAGCGGAACCGGCCGTCCCACGGCGTCGACGCTGGTGGCGGCGGGCCACGAGGTGCTGGGAGTGGATGTCTCGCCCGTCATGGTCGACCTCGCCGCCCGGCAGGTGCCGCAGGCCGTGTTCCGCCACGCGGACATCCGTGAACTGCCGTTGGAGAAGGGCTCCTTCGACGCGGTGTGCGTGTACTTCTCGCTGCTCCAGATGACCCGCGCGGAGCAGTCGGAGGTGCTGGGGCGGCTGGCGCGGGCTCTGCGGCCGGGCGGGAGCCTGGTGCTCGCCACCGTGCCCGTGGACGTGGAGGACCTGGCGGTCGAGTTCATGGGCCAGCCGGTCCGGGCCACGAGTTTCGCCGCGGAGGACATGCTGGCCGTGGTGCGCGACGCGGGTCTGGCCGTGGAGCACGAGCAGGCCGTGGAGTTCACCCCGGACCATCCCGACGGCGCTACCGAACCGCATCTGTTCCTGTACTGCGGGCTTCCTACGTAA
- a CDS encoding flavodoxin family protein codes for MATLLIVHHTPSPNCQAMFEAVVSGATAPEIEGVHVVRRAALSATASDVLEADGYLLGTPANLGYMSGALKHFFDQVYYPCLDETRGRPFGVYVHGGNDVTGALRGIESITTGLGWRGAAEPVTVTGEPAKADIEACWELGGTVAAGLMS; via the coding sequence GTGGCCACCCTGCTGATCGTGCATCACACGCCCTCGCCCAACTGCCAGGCGATGTTCGAAGCCGTCGTCTCCGGTGCGACGGCGCCGGAGATCGAGGGCGTCCATGTCGTGCGCCGCGCGGCCCTGTCCGCCACGGCCTCGGACGTGCTGGAGGCGGACGGCTACCTGCTGGGCACCCCGGCCAACCTCGGGTACATGTCCGGAGCCCTCAAGCACTTCTTCGACCAGGTCTACTACCCCTGCCTCGACGAGACCCGCGGCCGCCCGTTCGGCGTCTACGTGCACGGCGGCAACGACGTCACCGGCGCCCTGCGCGGCATCGAGTCGATCACGACGGGTCTCGGCTGGCGCGGTGCGGCCGAACCGGTGACCGTCACCGGCGAACCGGCCAAGGCCGACATCGAGGCGTGCTGGGAGCTGGGGGGGACGGTCGCGGCAGGACTGATGTCCTAG
- a CDS encoding response regulator, whose product MADGVNTVHDNRLRAVIADDQALVRTGFGMILTADGIEVTAEAADGAEAVAAVRRTRPDVVLMDIRMPGMDGIEATRRILADDAAGELRVLILTTYDLDHYVYAALTAGASGFLLKDVTPEHLVAAIRLVRSGDALLAPTITRRLIERFARREQAAPSADPHRDLSGLTPRELEVLRLLATGLSNAELAERLFLSPTTVKTHIGRILSKLELRDRVQAVVLAYESGLITPGGTAEGTLRDP is encoded by the coding sequence TTGGCTGACGGCGTGAACACCGTGCACGACAACAGGCTGCGGGCCGTCATCGCCGACGACCAGGCCCTCGTACGGACCGGGTTCGGGATGATCCTGACCGCGGACGGCATCGAGGTGACGGCGGAGGCGGCGGACGGGGCGGAGGCGGTGGCCGCGGTCCGGCGGACCCGCCCCGATGTCGTCCTCATGGACATCCGGATGCCGGGCATGGACGGCATCGAGGCGACCCGGCGGATCCTCGCCGACGACGCCGCGGGCGAGCTCCGGGTGCTCATCCTGACCACGTACGACCTCGACCACTACGTCTACGCCGCGCTCACCGCCGGGGCCAGTGGCTTCCTCCTCAAGGACGTCACGCCCGAGCATCTGGTGGCCGCCATACGGCTGGTGCGGTCCGGCGACGCCCTGCTGGCGCCCACGATCACACGCCGTCTGATCGAGCGCTTCGCCCGGCGTGAACAGGCCGCTCCCTCGGCCGACCCGCACCGGGACCTGTCCGGACTGACGCCTCGTGAGCTGGAGGTGCTGCGGCTGCTGGCGACGGGGCTCAGCAACGCCGAACTCGCGGAGCGGCTGTTCCTCAGTCCGACGACGGTGAAGACGCACATCGGCCGGATCCTGTCGAAGCTGGAGCTGCGCGACCGTGTCCAGGCGGTGGTCCTCGCCTACGAGAGCGGCCTGATCACACCGGGCGGCACCGCGGAAGGCACCCTCCGCGACCCCTAG
- a CDS encoding sensor histidine kinase — MGTEDLRRWLRQVRFALRPEAKGAALSRRSLYFDVVLAVLLTVVALVVASRYPGDGPVQVSKMEYGAPVPPRPPVLPGGRIEPSASSPPWGLIMLSALPLAARRRFPLTVFAVVLCAGLAIGDDASWINVLTCVIGTYSAVMHSRHRAGAMVGLVVAAVLAGVAFRSTQPVLPGWSSPGVVLLVAGVVASVVRFGRRRLAASRDRFAALERAHGEATRRAVEEERARIAAELHDVVTHNVSVMVIQAGAARKVMDAAPERSKEALLAVEAGGRAAMAELRHVMGLLAAPDTGRPDSPADGLEPQPGLGQLDALIDRVRAAGTPVGVAVSLPPEPLPPGVDLTAYRVVQEALTNTIKHAPGAEAVVTVGWSGERLEIEVMDTGGVRDGVAADGNGRGLIGLRERLAVYGGELTAGPTLAGGFRIRAEVPWRTV, encoded by the coding sequence ATGGGGACGGAAGACCTGCGCCGATGGCTACGGCAGGTGCGTTTCGCACTGCGGCCGGAGGCGAAGGGCGCCGCGCTGTCACGGCGGTCGCTGTACTTCGACGTAGTGCTGGCCGTGCTGCTGACGGTGGTCGCGCTGGTGGTGGCGTCGCGTTATCCCGGTGACGGGCCGGTACAGGTGTCGAAGATGGAGTACGGGGCGCCGGTGCCGCCCCGGCCTCCCGTTCTTCCGGGCGGGCGGATCGAGCCGTCGGCATCCTCACCGCCGTGGGGACTGATCATGCTGTCGGCGCTGCCGCTGGCGGCACGGCGGCGGTTTCCGCTGACCGTGTTCGCCGTGGTGCTCTGCGCGGGGCTGGCCATCGGCGACGACGCCTCCTGGATCAACGTTCTGACCTGCGTCATCGGCACCTACAGCGCGGTGATGCACAGCCGGCACCGGGCGGGTGCGATGGTCGGGCTCGTTGTCGCCGCCGTCCTTGCCGGTGTGGCCTTCCGGTCGACGCAGCCGGTGCTGCCGGGGTGGTCGAGTCCCGGGGTGGTGCTGCTGGTGGCGGGGGTGGTGGCCAGCGTGGTCCGGTTCGGGCGGCGTCGCCTCGCGGCCAGCCGGGACCGGTTCGCCGCGCTGGAGCGGGCGCACGGGGAGGCGACGCGCAGGGCCGTGGAGGAGGAACGGGCGCGGATCGCCGCCGAGTTGCACGACGTCGTGACCCACAATGTGAGCGTGATGGTCATCCAGGCGGGCGCCGCGCGCAAGGTCATGGACGCGGCCCCGGAGCGATCCAAGGAGGCGCTGCTCGCGGTCGAGGCCGGGGGCCGGGCCGCGATGGCCGAACTCCGGCATGTGATGGGCCTGTTGGCCGCGCCGGACACCGGCCGCCCGGACTCCCCCGCCGACGGCCTGGAACCGCAGCCGGGCCTGGGGCAGTTGGACGCGCTGATCGACCGGGTGCGGGCCGCCGGGACACCGGTCGGCGTCGCGGTCTCGCTGCCCCCGGAACCGTTGCCGCCCGGCGTGGACCTCACGGCGTACCGGGTGGTCCAGGAGGCGCTGACCAACACCATCAAGCACGCGCCCGGCGCCGAGGCCGTCGTCACCGTCGGCTGGTCCGGTGAACGGTTGGAGATCGAGGTCATGGACACCGGCGGAGTCCGCGACGGGGTGGCCGCGGACGGGAACGGCCGCGGGCTGATCGGTCTGCGGGAGCGCCTCGCGGTCTACGGCGGCGAACTGACGGCCGGCCCGACCCTCGCCGGGGGCTTCCGGATCAGGGCGGAGGTGCCGTGGCGAACGGTGTGA
- a CDS encoding ABC transporter ATP-binding protein, whose amino-acid sequence MTAVIELKGVAKRYDNAGAPALGPLDLSVAQGEALAVTGPSGSGKSTLLNLVAGLDKPTEGTVTVAGQQVDRLGEHALARFRRERIGMVFQFFNLLDDLTVLDNIQLPAQLTGTSRRTTQTRAQELMEVLGIQKHARAYPGRLSGGERQRVAVARALVNRPALLLADEPTGALDSASGQDVRELLVDLHRGGQTIVLVTHDPALAEACASRTVHLVDGHVALDSRAEAVR is encoded by the coding sequence ATGACCGCAGTGATCGAACTGAAGGGCGTGGCCAAGCGCTACGACAACGCCGGCGCACCCGCGCTCGGACCGCTCGACCTCTCCGTCGCCCAGGGCGAGGCCCTCGCCGTGACCGGCCCCTCCGGCAGCGGCAAGTCCACGCTGCTGAACCTCGTCGCAGGGCTCGACAAGCCGACCGAGGGCACCGTGACCGTCGCCGGGCAGCAGGTCGACCGGCTCGGCGAGCACGCCCTGGCCCGCTTCCGCCGGGAACGGATCGGCATGGTCTTCCAGTTCTTCAACCTCCTCGACGACCTCACCGTCCTCGACAACATCCAGCTCCCCGCCCAGCTCACCGGAACCTCACGGCGCACGACCCAGACGCGGGCGCAAGAGCTCATGGAGGTGCTGGGCATCCAGAAACACGCCCGCGCCTACCCCGGCCGCCTCTCCGGCGGTGAACGCCAACGCGTCGCCGTCGCACGGGCGTTGGTGAACCGCCCGGCCCTGCTGCTCGCCGACGAACCGACCGGCGCCCTCGACAGCGCCTCGGGCCAGGACGTCCGGGAACTCCTGGTAGACCTGCACCGCGGCGGCCAGACCATTGTGCTCGTCACCCACGACCCGGCCCTGGCCGAGGCTTGCGCGAGCCGCACCGTCCACCTCGTCGACGGCCATGTCGCCCTCGACTCCCGTGCGGAGGCCGTGCGATGA
- a CDS encoding ABC transporter permease, with product MTGPLVRVVRSGVGRRRVQTVVIAIATMMAVAAAVVAGSLMVVSNAPFDHAFAAQKGAHLTAEFDPAKVTAEQLGATGQVDTVSASAGPYPSTVIEATDSSGRRPPAMTLVGRPRPHADVDDLDLASGRWARKPGEIVLSSSYQGPAFTLGDTLTASNTTLTVVGFATSASKTADLWATPAQVRALASKEHPVTSQMLYRFDSAGSKGDISADRKKLLAAVPSGALLGTQSYLDTKRAADHGAAPTIPFLVAFGVLGIVMSVIIVGSVISGAVGTSLRRIGILKAIGFTPREVVRAYVAQALIPATVGIALGVVLGNLLAVPLLDDTEQAYGTATLSVAWWVDVVVPAGALLVVGIAAFVPALRAGRLRTAEAIAVGRAPRTGRGQWAHRAAGRLPLPRAVTYGLASPFAHPVRTLAMLLAVAFGTIAATFAVGLTSSLNEVNAVQDPENRSAVTVFTGGPAVAGGEHVPAPGTPEPEPADPAQVSAAIKGQSGTVSYYGMGQQDATVAGVSGTVRATLYQGDSRRGGYAMISGHWLTGAGQVVVPGQFLETTGTEVGDTVRVTVGKETAVLRIVGEAFGTSDDVLEIQANSANFPATRPQVFLVDVKAGVSAVAYAEKLAARIEPLGADARANTPSEQDNFVLVLNTMAALLTLMLVSVAALGVLNSVVLDTRERVHDLGVCKALGMSPRQTVSLVLASVAGIGVLGGLVGVPAGYALHGFVLPVMGHAAGTNLPRSVLDVYDTPQLLLLGLAGLVIALLGAMLPAGWAAKSRTAVALRTE from the coding sequence ATGACCGGACCCCTCGTACGCGTCGTCCGCTCCGGCGTGGGCCGGCGCCGGGTGCAGACCGTCGTCATCGCGATCGCCACGATGATGGCCGTGGCGGCCGCCGTGGTCGCGGGTTCCCTCATGGTCGTCTCGAACGCGCCCTTCGACCACGCCTTCGCCGCCCAGAAGGGCGCCCACCTCACCGCCGAGTTCGACCCGGCGAAGGTCACCGCCGAACAGCTCGGGGCCACCGGGCAGGTGGACACAGTCAGCGCGAGCGCGGGGCCGTACCCCTCCACGGTCATCGAGGCGACGGACTCGTCCGGCCGCCGGCCTCCCGCCATGACCCTGGTCGGACGGCCTCGTCCGCACGCGGATGTGGACGACCTGGACCTCGCGTCCGGCCGGTGGGCGAGGAAACCCGGCGAGATCGTGCTGAGCTCCTCCTACCAGGGGCCCGCCTTCACGCTGGGCGACACCCTGACAGCCTCGAACACGACTCTCACGGTCGTCGGTTTCGCCACCTCGGCCAGCAAGACCGCCGACCTGTGGGCAACTCCCGCGCAAGTCAGGGCCCTTGCCTCCAAGGAACACCCCGTCACCAGTCAGATGCTCTACCGCTTCGACTCGGCGGGCTCGAAGGGGGACATCTCCGCCGACCGCAAGAAGCTCCTCGCCGCCGTCCCGTCCGGTGCGCTCCTCGGGACCCAGTCCTACCTCGACACCAAGCGCGCCGCCGACCACGGCGCCGCCCCGACGATCCCGTTCCTGGTCGCCTTCGGGGTCCTCGGCATCGTCATGTCGGTGATCATCGTCGGCAGCGTCATCAGCGGCGCGGTCGGCACCAGCCTCCGCAGGATCGGCATCCTCAAGGCCATCGGCTTCACCCCACGCGAAGTCGTCCGCGCCTACGTGGCCCAGGCGCTCATCCCGGCAACCGTGGGCATCGCGCTGGGAGTCGTCCTCGGCAACCTGCTGGCCGTGCCGCTCCTCGACGACACGGAGCAGGCGTACGGCACCGCCACTTTGTCCGTCGCCTGGTGGGTGGACGTCGTGGTCCCCGCCGGAGCGCTGCTGGTCGTCGGGATCGCGGCCTTCGTCCCCGCGCTGCGGGCCGGGAGGCTGCGCACGGCCGAGGCCATCGCCGTCGGCAGGGCCCCGCGCACCGGACGCGGTCAGTGGGCGCACCGCGCGGCGGGCCGACTGCCGCTGCCGCGAGCGGTGACCTACGGCCTCGCCAGTCCCTTCGCGCACCCGGTCCGCACCCTCGCGATGCTGCTCGCGGTGGCGTTCGGCACGATCGCGGCAACCTTCGCCGTCGGCCTCACCTCCTCACTGAACGAGGTCAACGCGGTGCAGGACCCCGAGAACCGTTCCGCGGTCACCGTCTTCACCGGCGGTCCGGCCGTGGCGGGTGGCGAGCACGTCCCGGCACCGGGCACTCCGGAGCCCGAGCCGGCCGACCCGGCACAGGTGAGTGCCGCCATCAAGGGGCAGTCGGGCACCGTCTCGTACTACGGCATGGGCCAGCAGGACGCCACCGTGGCCGGGGTCTCCGGAACCGTCCGGGCGACCCTCTACCAGGGCGACTCCCGTCGGGGCGGCTACGCCATGATCTCCGGGCACTGGCTCACCGGCGCGGGCCAGGTCGTCGTGCCCGGCCAGTTCCTGGAGACCACCGGCACCGAGGTCGGCGACACCGTACGCGTGACCGTCGGGAAGGAGACCGCCGTCCTGCGGATCGTCGGCGAGGCCTTCGGCACCTCGGACGACGTGCTGGAGATCCAGGCGAACTCCGCGAACTTCCCCGCGACCAGGCCGCAGGTGTTCCTCGTCGACGTGAAAGCGGGCGTCTCCGCGGTGGCGTACGCCGAGAAGCTCGCCGCGCGGATCGAGCCCCTCGGCGCCGACGCCCGGGCCAACACGCCTTCCGAGCAGGACAACTTCGTGCTCGTCCTGAACACGATGGCCGCGCTTCTCACCCTCATGCTCGTGTCCGTCGCAGCCCTCGGCGTCCTCAACTCCGTCGTGCTGGACACCCGGGAGCGCGTCCACGACCTGGGCGTGTGCAAGGCGCTCGGCATGTCACCCCGGCAGACCGTGAGCCTCGTCCTCGCCTCGGTGGCCGGCATCGGCGTGCTCGGCGGTCTCGTCGGCGTCCCCGCCGGATACGCCCTGCACGGATTCGTGCTCCCGGTCATGGGACACGCGGCCGGCACCAACCTGCCCAGGTCGGTCCTTGACGTCTACGACACCCCGCAACTGCTTCTGCTGGGCCTGGCCGGTCTCGTCATCGCCCTGCTGGGCGCGATGCTCCCGGCGGGCTGGGCGGCGAAGTCCCGCACGGCGGTGGCCCTGCGCACGGAGTAG